The Bradysia coprophila strain Holo2 chromosome IV, BU_Bcop_v1, whole genome shotgun sequence genome includes a region encoding these proteins:
- the LOC119066193 gene encoding spondin-1-like isoform X2, whose protein sequence is MLLPTDSTCSIVFIILLLNTNVDLINSSKCNRTPEGHGALKTPADGRFHIRILENTDKYTPGKTYTIKLEGIDAGQRTMPPLKHKFSGFMLVVEKKSNDSMADHSILTVGTLSRPEGDSLTKITCSNMVSHTTTTPKSEIQIMWKAPQVGSGCVVFKATVIEHRDVWYMDDGPLTKEFCEEQNFDDEFSIPVKCCACTEAKYELTFEGLWSRNTHPKDFPSNVFNTKFSDIIGASHTASYRFWKYGQTASDGLMQVAEHGSTKELESELKAQSGEIRTIIKAKGLVHPNVTGKTFAVFRVDRNHSQVSFVSMIHPSPDWFLGVSGLELCKEEGCSWVESRTLELYPWDAGTDSGITYDSPNEPTTPREFIRRIRADYPNDPRSPFFDPNANMKPLARLYISRQRVYEKDCPAETDDASRKECALGPWEEQKACDTQCGHGNKHLQRHYLNEHLASQAGCRDVLTQRIPCYGTNCGNHRSDEIEEITQPSCALTPWSDWSECSVRCGHGNRTKTRRYVQRNGKKYCEGGTNYPPLTKSLPCHIPCSGEITNLHNGGEEDQN, encoded by the exons atgttactACCGACTGATTCAACTTGCTCAATAGTTTTTATAATACTGCTGCTTAACACAAATGTTGATTTGATCAATTCATCGAAGTGTAATCGAACTCCCGAAGGTCATGGAGCACTAAAAACACCGGCAGACGGAAGATTTCATATacgaattttagaaaataccGACAAATATACGCCGGGAAAAACTTATACGA TTAAGCTAGAAGGAATTGATGCAGGTCAACGAACTATgccaccgttgaaacacaaattttctgGTTTTATGTTGGTTGTTGAGAAGAAGTCCAATGACTCAATGGCG gatcattcaattttaacaGTTGGTACTTTATCACGACCTGAGGGAGACTCATTGACCAAAATTACTTGTTCGAATATGGTCTCACACACCACAACGACACCGAAAAGCGAAATTCAA ATAATGTGGAAAGCTCCGCAAGTTGGTAGTGGTTGTGTCGTTTTCAAAGCTACTGTCATTGAACATCGAGATGTCTGGTACATGGATGATGGACCACTGACGAAAGAATTTTGTGAAGAACAGAATTTCGATGACGAATTTAGTATTCCGGTAAAATGTTGTGCTTGTACTGAGGCGAAATACGAGCTCACATTTGAAGGTCTTTGGTCAAGGAATACACACCCGAAAGATTTTCCATCCAACGTGTTCAATACGAAATTCAGTGACATTATTGGTGCAAGTCACACTGCTTCTTACAG ATTTTGGAAATATGGTCAAACTGCATCCGATGGTTTAATGCAAGTTGCCGAACATGGCTCTACTAAAGAATTAGAGTCGGAACTAAAGGCACAA AGTGGAGAAATTCGAACTATTATTAAAGCCAAAGGGCTCGTTCATCCAAATGTAACCGGAAAAACGTTTGCTGTGTTTCGCGTTGACCGGAATCACA GCCAGGTATCGTTCGTTTCAATGATTCATCCATCTCCTGACTGGTTCCTTGGTGTCTCCGGACTAGAACTTTGTAAAGAAGAGGGCTGTAGTTGGGTTGAAAGTAGAACGTTAGAACTATATCCATGGGACGCAGGAACTG ATTCGGGAATCACGTATGACTCACCTAATGAACCAACAACTCCTCGAGAATTCATTCGTCGCATTCGTGCAGATTATCCAAACGACCCTAGGTCACCGTTTTTTGATCCAAATGCCAATATGAAGCCACTCGCCCGTCTCTATATATCTCGACAAAGGGTATACGAAAAAGACTGTCCGGCCGAGACTG ATGATGCATCAAGGAAGGAATGTGCTCTTGGTCCATGGGAAGAACAAAAGGCATGCGATACACAATGTGGTCACGGAAACAAACATCTACAGAGGCACTATTTGAACGAGCATTTGGCTTCACAAGCAGGATGTAGAGATGTATTAACACAACGCATTCCATGTTATGGCACGAATTGTGGAAACCACCGCTCAG ACGAAATCGAAGAAATCACTCAGCCATCGTGTGCTTTAACTCCATGGAGTGATTGGAGTGAATGTTCGGTAAGATGTGGGCACGGAAATCGGACCAAAACTCGTAGATATGTTCAGAGAAACGGAAAGAAATATTGTGAG GGCGGAACCAACTATCCACCATTGACGAAGTCCTTACCATGTCACATTCCATGTTCTGGTGAAATAACCAATTTACACAATGGAGGCGAAGAGGATCAG AACTAG
- the LOC119066193 gene encoding spondin-1-like isoform X1 produces MLLPTDSTCSIVFIILLLNTNVDLINSSKCNRTPEGHGALKTPADGRFHIRILENTDKYTPGKTYTIKLEGIDAGQRTMPPLKHKFSGFMLVVEKKSNDSMADHSILTVGTLSRPEGDSLTKITCSNMVSHTTTTPKSEIQIMWKAPQVGSGCVVFKATVIEHRDVWYMDDGPLTKEFCEEQNFDDEFSIPVKCCACTEAKYELTFEGLWSRNTHPKDFPSNVFNTKFSDIIGASHTASYRFWKYGQTASDGLMQVAEHGSTKELESELKAQSGEIRTIIKAKGLVHPNVTGKTFAVFRVDRNHSQVSFVSMIHPSPDWFLGVSGLELCKEEGCSWVESRTLELYPWDAGTDSGITYDSPNEPTTPREFIRRIRADYPNDPRSPFFDPNANMKPLARLYISRQRVYEKDCPAETDDASRKECALGPWEEQKACDTQCGHGNKHLQRHYLNEHLASQAGCRDVLTQRIPCYGTNCGNHRSDEIEEITQPSCALTPWSDWSECSVRCGHGNRTKTRRYVQRNGKKYCEGGTNYPPLTKSLPCHIPCSGEITNLHNGGEEDQVKR; encoded by the exons atgttactACCGACTGATTCAACTTGCTCAATAGTTTTTATAATACTGCTGCTTAACACAAATGTTGATTTGATCAATTCATCGAAGTGTAATCGAACTCCCGAAGGTCATGGAGCACTAAAAACACCGGCAGACGGAAGATTTCATATacgaattttagaaaataccGACAAATATACGCCGGGAAAAACTTATACGA TTAAGCTAGAAGGAATTGATGCAGGTCAACGAACTATgccaccgttgaaacacaaattttctgGTTTTATGTTGGTTGTTGAGAAGAAGTCCAATGACTCAATGGCG gatcattcaattttaacaGTTGGTACTTTATCACGACCTGAGGGAGACTCATTGACCAAAATTACTTGTTCGAATATGGTCTCACACACCACAACGACACCGAAAAGCGAAATTCAA ATAATGTGGAAAGCTCCGCAAGTTGGTAGTGGTTGTGTCGTTTTCAAAGCTACTGTCATTGAACATCGAGATGTCTGGTACATGGATGATGGACCACTGACGAAAGAATTTTGTGAAGAACAGAATTTCGATGACGAATTTAGTATTCCGGTAAAATGTTGTGCTTGTACTGAGGCGAAATACGAGCTCACATTTGAAGGTCTTTGGTCAAGGAATACACACCCGAAAGATTTTCCATCCAACGTGTTCAATACGAAATTCAGTGACATTATTGGTGCAAGTCACACTGCTTCTTACAG ATTTTGGAAATATGGTCAAACTGCATCCGATGGTTTAATGCAAGTTGCCGAACATGGCTCTACTAAAGAATTAGAGTCGGAACTAAAGGCACAA AGTGGAGAAATTCGAACTATTATTAAAGCCAAAGGGCTCGTTCATCCAAATGTAACCGGAAAAACGTTTGCTGTGTTTCGCGTTGACCGGAATCACA GCCAGGTATCGTTCGTTTCAATGATTCATCCATCTCCTGACTGGTTCCTTGGTGTCTCCGGACTAGAACTTTGTAAAGAAGAGGGCTGTAGTTGGGTTGAAAGTAGAACGTTAGAACTATATCCATGGGACGCAGGAACTG ATTCGGGAATCACGTATGACTCACCTAATGAACCAACAACTCCTCGAGAATTCATTCGTCGCATTCGTGCAGATTATCCAAACGACCCTAGGTCACCGTTTTTTGATCCAAATGCCAATATGAAGCCACTCGCCCGTCTCTATATATCTCGACAAAGGGTATACGAAAAAGACTGTCCGGCCGAGACTG ATGATGCATCAAGGAAGGAATGTGCTCTTGGTCCATGGGAAGAACAAAAGGCATGCGATACACAATGTGGTCACGGAAACAAACATCTACAGAGGCACTATTTGAACGAGCATTTGGCTTCACAAGCAGGATGTAGAGATGTATTAACACAACGCATTCCATGTTATGGCACGAATTGTGGAAACCACCGCTCAG ACGAAATCGAAGAAATCACTCAGCCATCGTGTGCTTTAACTCCATGGAGTGATTGGAGTGAATGTTCGGTAAGATGTGGGCACGGAAATCGGACCAAAACTCGTAGATATGTTCAGAGAAACGGAAAGAAATATTGTGAG GGCGGAACCAACTATCCACCATTGACGAAGTCCTTACCATGTCACATTCCATGTTCTGGTGAAATAACCAATTTACACAATGGAGGCGAAGAGGATCAGGTAAAGCGTTAG
- the LOC119066190 gene encoding WD repeat-containing protein on Y chromosome isoform X2: MGEWDTGNSKKGALYKNLNQDDLKRLSIIFKEAKEQKFTINELEEVLKPFDITFSPDQMKSLFLKINTTRDDHCDFDEFVSHLIYEFQCDDPNNQKESLNLPIVDKPVVRESHHRFLIIRIRLSPVILPDRSVNYTHANYITVSKDGTINFWTQDLKLQKTEISKNSNLIVAKTWILDLICMPDVSVICTSSIENDLRFYDVAGKNFLLKIIITDLPSSISTMNYWFGKTSEVDSKIILGDLVGNLVLIEFNPEMRGPFRSTSGVSVGRTTWKEFCEGVIPEFRISTFPKKHKDMIRQVDYCEQLNCMISAAECREIQIGERPAPGLVLTDLGVQRKETIMRMLRGVSCFAYNASSEIIATGGPDCVLRLWVPTLPHRPVALLHGHNFGITYVFFQDSGQRIYSIDSGKVMKVWAQSEEILQTYILVSTTLTDMNPATHLYNDNTREVLFANMKIVTVKCCPRLNLKKTDGYTHSQPVSVLLYNTLFKTIVSCGFDSCIIVWEPWTGKRQRLIKSAHTRMFCGEILNVEITAGCFDLRELYLLTGARNGTLKMWNLKDGICLRNLSIEYMCEVTAVFWLDQKILAVGWNNHFVEFPDTHENDVSGESNWMTCHTDDVFAAAVRNPEVIVSGSYIGSICFWNLRTGQPFRRCVTTNPSMTVKIEQFDKQKQEKQQPFKRRKSDTSGGFLEKGASRSASVMAGSTNDRRTLRSRRVSVVQMPSKLQAFRSETVHAMLFLLTRPSLPKVGNLFVAIENGRVQVFSDHIAGGFIDSFNAIHMAGDCVISMATDSENRYLITGTAMGYIKTWLVCNYCVQKTHVVHINMPKLRLEFPFLMKTPWDGRAKRTVRNRRESDPLLVNSYKAHKNMSVKGLVYINDCKLVVSCSTDHSVRIWTMSGRYIGTLGSPINWEKLSSTEQPGEDFNYRIPPDIKRIASSTTLQVLKGGNVSHPLHDLIAMKKQMKAEQARNEEDEKNSAAGTVSNNNVTHSGGFAEPFTGTIPFELTWSQPNIVKSKISGPLASYQPFIPALNYKLDELISKPDEPAVLTNRKDANSLGNS; the protein is encoded by the exons ATGGGTGAATGGGATACTGGCAACAGTAAGAAAGGAGCGTTGTACAAAAACCTCAATCAAGATGATCTGAAGCGTTTGTCAATCATTTTTAAGGAAGCCAAGgaacaaaaattcacaatCAATGAGTTAGAAGAGGTGTTAAAGCCGTTCGATATAACATTCTCGCCTGATCaaatgaaatcgctatttttaaaa ATTAATACGACCCGTGACGATCATtgtgattttgatgaatttgtgtcGCACTTGATCTACGAATTCCAATGCGATGATCCAAATAATCAGAAGGAAAGTCTGAATTTACCGATTGTGGATAAACCTGTAGTGCGTGAGAGCCATCATCGATTTTTAATCATACGAATAAGGCTCAGTCCAGTAATCTTACca GATCGAAGCGTAAACTACACTCATGCGAATTACATAACTGTCAGCAAGGACGGTACAATAAACTTTTGGACTCAAGATTTAAAACTGCAGAAAaccgaaatatcgaaaaact CAAATCTAATCGTTGCCAAAACGTGGATATTGGACCTTATATGCATGCCCGATGTGTCGGTAATATGCACCAGTTCCATCGAGAATGATCTCCGTTTCTATGATGTTGCTGGCAAAAATTTCCTTCTGAAGATTATAATAACCGATCTACCGTCGTCAATCAGCACGATGAATTATTGGTTCGGGAAAACGTCCGAAGTTGATTCGAAAATTATACTCGGAGATTTGGTGGGAAATTTAGTGTTGATAGAATTCAATCCCGAAATGAGAGGACCATTTCGAAGTACATCTGGGGTTTCAGTAGGCAGAACAACGTGGAAAGAATTTTGTGAG GGAGTCATACCAGAGTTTCGCATTTCAACATTCCCGAAAAAGCACAAAGACATGATACGCCAGGTAGACTATTGTGAACAATTAAACTGCATGATATCTGCAGCTGAGTGCCGTGAAATACAAATTGGTGAAAGACCTGCTCCAGGTCTTGTGTTGACCGATCTCGGTGTTCAACGAAAGGAGACGATAATGCGAATGTTGCGG GGTGTATCTTGCTTTGCATACAACGCATCCTCAGAAATAATCGCGACGGGAGGTCCTGATTGTGTTTTAAGACTCTGGGTGCCGACTTTACCCCACAGACCAGTGGCACTGTTACACGGTCATAATTTCGGCATCACCTACGTTTTCTTTCAAGATTCTGGTCAGCGAATATACTCGATTGATAGTGGAAAAGTGATGAAGGTGTGGGCACAGAGTGAAGAGATTCTACAAACCTACATTCTAGTGTCCACTACATTGACTGACATGAATCCAGCAACTCATTTGTACAACGACAACACTAGAGAGGTGCTATtcgcaaatatgaaaatcgtaACGGTCAAATGTTGTCCGCGATTGAATTTGAAGAAAACCGACGGCTACACACATTCGCAACCAGTTTCCGTGCTATTGTACAATACCCTTTTCAAAACGATCGTTTCTTGTGGCTTCGACAGTTGCATTATAGTGTGGGAGCCGTGGACGGGAAAGAGACAAAGGTTAATCAAATCAGCTCACACGAGAATGTTTTGCGGAGAAATTTTGAATGTGGAAATCACCGCTGGTTGTTTTGACTTGAGGGAACTGTACTTACTTACCGGTGCCAGAAATGGAACGTTGAAGATGTGGAATTTGAAAGACGGCATTTGTTTGCGTAATTTATCAATCGAATATATGTGCGAAGTAACAGCAGTATTTTGGTTGGATCAAAA AATATTAGCCGTTGGCTGGAATAAccatttcgttgaatttccGGACACCCACGAGAACGATGTGAGTGGTGAATCGAATTGGATGACATGTCACACTGACGACGTTTTTGCTGCAGCAGTCCGGAATCCAGAG GTCATCGTATCGGGTAGTTATATCGGTTCGATATGTTTCTGGAATTTACGAACTGGACAACCTTTCCGTCGGTGTGTTACGACGAATCCATCGATGACAGTAAAA ATCGAACAGTTCGATAAGCAGAAACAAGAGAAACAACAGCCGTTCAAGCGCCGTAAATCGGACACAAGCGGAGGCTTTTTGGAAAAAGGGGCATCTCGCTCTGCATCAGTTATGGCTGGCTCAACGAATGATCGAAG AACTCTCCGTTCAAGAAGAGTTTCAGTAGTTCAAATGCCATCGAAATTGCAAGCATTTCGTTCGGAAACGGTTCATGCAATGCTGTTCCTATTGACCAGACCATCACTACCGAAAGTCGGAAATCTCTTTGTGGCGATCGAAAATGGACGAGTTCAAGTTTTTTCCGATCACATTGCTGGCGGTTTTATAGACAGTTTCAATGCGATTCATATGGCTGGTGATTGTGTGATTTCAATGGCCACTGATTCGGAGAACCGTTACTTGATCACTGGAACTGCCATGGGTTACATCAAAACTTGGCTAGTTTGTAATTATTG TGTTCAAAAAACGCACGTTGTTCACATAAACATGCCGAAATTACGACTGGAATTTCCATTCCTAATGAAAACACCCTGGGATGGCCGAGCGAAACGAACAGTCAGGAATCGCCGTGAGTCAGATCCATTGCTTGTAAACTCGTACAAAGctcacaaaaatatgtccgTCAAAGGATTGGTGTACATTAACGATTGTAAATTGGTAGTGAG TTGCAGCACTGACCATTCGGTGCGTATTTGGACAATGTCAGGAAGGTACATTGGCACATTGGGATCTCCAATTAATTGGGAAAAATTGTCGTCAACTGAACAACCTGGTGAAGACTTCAATTATCGAATTCCGCCGGATATTAAACGGATCGCTAGCTCAACGACGTTGCAG GTTCTCAAAGGTGGAAATGTCTCCCATCCGTTGCATGATTTGATTGCAATGAAAAAGCAAATGAAAGCAGAACAGGCAAGAAATGAAGAAGATGAGAAGAATAGCGCTGCTGGCACTGTTAGCAATAATAATGTCACTCACAGTGGGGGATTCGCTGAACCATTCACAGGAACCATTCCGTTTGAGCTGACATGGAGTCAACCGAATATtgttaaaagcaaaatttcaGGACCATTAGCTTCCTATCAACCCTTCATACCCGCACTGAACTATAAACTGGATGAACTAATTTCGAAACCGGACGAACCGGCTGTCTTAACGAATAGGAAAGATGCAAATTCTCTTGGCAATTCGTGA
- the LOC119066190 gene encoding WD repeat-containing protein on Y chromosome isoform X1, translating to MGEWDTGNSKKGALYKNLNQDDLKRLSIIFKEAKEQKFTINELEEVLKPFDITFSPDQMKSLFLKINTTRDDHCDFDEFVSHLIYEFQCDDPNNQKESLNLPIVDKPVVRESHHRFLIIRIRLSPVILPDRSVNYTHANYITVSKDGTINFWTQDLKLQKTEISKNSNLIVAKTWILDLICMPDVSVICTSSIENDLRFYDVAGKNFLLKIIITDLPSSISTMNYWFGKTSEVDSKIILGDLVGNLVLIEFNPEMRGPFRSTSGVSVGRTTWKEFCEGVIPEFRISTFPKKHKDMIRQVDYCEQLNCMISAAECREIQIGERPAPGLVLTDLGVQRKETIMRMLRGVSCFAYNASSEIIATGGPDCVLRLWVPTLPHRPVALLHGHNFGITYVFFQDSGQRIYSIDSGKVMKVWAQSEEILQTYILVSTTLTDMNPATHLYNDNTREVLFANMKIVTVKCCPRLNLKKTDGYTHSQPVSVLLYNTLFKTIVSCGFDSCIIVWEPWTGKRQRLIKSAHTRMFCGEILNVEITAGCFDLRELYLLTGARNGTLKMWNLKDGICLRNLSIEYMCEVTAVFWLDQKILAVGWNNHFVEFPDTHENDVSGESNWMTCHTDDVFAAAVRNPEVIVSGSYIGSICFWNLRTGQPFRRCVTTNPSMTVKIEQFDKQKQEKQQPFKRRKSDTSGGFLEKGASRSASVMAGSTNDRRRTLRSRRVSVVQMPSKLQAFRSETVHAMLFLLTRPSLPKVGNLFVAIENGRVQVFSDHIAGGFIDSFNAIHMAGDCVISMATDSENRYLITGTAMGYIKTWLVCNYCVQKTHVVHINMPKLRLEFPFLMKTPWDGRAKRTVRNRRESDPLLVNSYKAHKNMSVKGLVYINDCKLVVSCSTDHSVRIWTMSGRYIGTLGSPINWEKLSSTEQPGEDFNYRIPPDIKRIASSTTLQVLKGGNVSHPLHDLIAMKKQMKAEQARNEEDEKNSAAGTVSNNNVTHSGGFAEPFTGTIPFELTWSQPNIVKSKISGPLASYQPFIPALNYKLDELISKPDEPAVLTNRKDANSLGNS from the exons ATGGGTGAATGGGATACTGGCAACAGTAAGAAAGGAGCGTTGTACAAAAACCTCAATCAAGATGATCTGAAGCGTTTGTCAATCATTTTTAAGGAAGCCAAGgaacaaaaattcacaatCAATGAGTTAGAAGAGGTGTTAAAGCCGTTCGATATAACATTCTCGCCTGATCaaatgaaatcgctatttttaaaa ATTAATACGACCCGTGACGATCATtgtgattttgatgaatttgtgtcGCACTTGATCTACGAATTCCAATGCGATGATCCAAATAATCAGAAGGAAAGTCTGAATTTACCGATTGTGGATAAACCTGTAGTGCGTGAGAGCCATCATCGATTTTTAATCATACGAATAAGGCTCAGTCCAGTAATCTTACca GATCGAAGCGTAAACTACACTCATGCGAATTACATAACTGTCAGCAAGGACGGTACAATAAACTTTTGGACTCAAGATTTAAAACTGCAGAAAaccgaaatatcgaaaaact CAAATCTAATCGTTGCCAAAACGTGGATATTGGACCTTATATGCATGCCCGATGTGTCGGTAATATGCACCAGTTCCATCGAGAATGATCTCCGTTTCTATGATGTTGCTGGCAAAAATTTCCTTCTGAAGATTATAATAACCGATCTACCGTCGTCAATCAGCACGATGAATTATTGGTTCGGGAAAACGTCCGAAGTTGATTCGAAAATTATACTCGGAGATTTGGTGGGAAATTTAGTGTTGATAGAATTCAATCCCGAAATGAGAGGACCATTTCGAAGTACATCTGGGGTTTCAGTAGGCAGAACAACGTGGAAAGAATTTTGTGAG GGAGTCATACCAGAGTTTCGCATTTCAACATTCCCGAAAAAGCACAAAGACATGATACGCCAGGTAGACTATTGTGAACAATTAAACTGCATGATATCTGCAGCTGAGTGCCGTGAAATACAAATTGGTGAAAGACCTGCTCCAGGTCTTGTGTTGACCGATCTCGGTGTTCAACGAAAGGAGACGATAATGCGAATGTTGCGG GGTGTATCTTGCTTTGCATACAACGCATCCTCAGAAATAATCGCGACGGGAGGTCCTGATTGTGTTTTAAGACTCTGGGTGCCGACTTTACCCCACAGACCAGTGGCACTGTTACACGGTCATAATTTCGGCATCACCTACGTTTTCTTTCAAGATTCTGGTCAGCGAATATACTCGATTGATAGTGGAAAAGTGATGAAGGTGTGGGCACAGAGTGAAGAGATTCTACAAACCTACATTCTAGTGTCCACTACATTGACTGACATGAATCCAGCAACTCATTTGTACAACGACAACACTAGAGAGGTGCTATtcgcaaatatgaaaatcgtaACGGTCAAATGTTGTCCGCGATTGAATTTGAAGAAAACCGACGGCTACACACATTCGCAACCAGTTTCCGTGCTATTGTACAATACCCTTTTCAAAACGATCGTTTCTTGTGGCTTCGACAGTTGCATTATAGTGTGGGAGCCGTGGACGGGAAAGAGACAAAGGTTAATCAAATCAGCTCACACGAGAATGTTTTGCGGAGAAATTTTGAATGTGGAAATCACCGCTGGTTGTTTTGACTTGAGGGAACTGTACTTACTTACCGGTGCCAGAAATGGAACGTTGAAGATGTGGAATTTGAAAGACGGCATTTGTTTGCGTAATTTATCAATCGAATATATGTGCGAAGTAACAGCAGTATTTTGGTTGGATCAAAA AATATTAGCCGTTGGCTGGAATAAccatttcgttgaatttccGGACACCCACGAGAACGATGTGAGTGGTGAATCGAATTGGATGACATGTCACACTGACGACGTTTTTGCTGCAGCAGTCCGGAATCCAGAG GTCATCGTATCGGGTAGTTATATCGGTTCGATATGTTTCTGGAATTTACGAACTGGACAACCTTTCCGTCGGTGTGTTACGACGAATCCATCGATGACAGTAAAA ATCGAACAGTTCGATAAGCAGAAACAAGAGAAACAACAGCCGTTCAAGCGCCGTAAATCGGACACAAGCGGAGGCTTTTTGGAAAAAGGGGCATCTCGCTCTGCATCAGTTATGGCTGGCTCAACGAATGATCGAAG GAGAACTCTCCGTTCAAGAAGAGTTTCAGTAGTTCAAATGCCATCGAAATTGCAAGCATTTCGTTCGGAAACGGTTCATGCAATGCTGTTCCTATTGACCAGACCATCACTACCGAAAGTCGGAAATCTCTTTGTGGCGATCGAAAATGGACGAGTTCAAGTTTTTTCCGATCACATTGCTGGCGGTTTTATAGACAGTTTCAATGCGATTCATATGGCTGGTGATTGTGTGATTTCAATGGCCACTGATTCGGAGAACCGTTACTTGATCACTGGAACTGCCATGGGTTACATCAAAACTTGGCTAGTTTGTAATTATTG TGTTCAAAAAACGCACGTTGTTCACATAAACATGCCGAAATTACGACTGGAATTTCCATTCCTAATGAAAACACCCTGGGATGGCCGAGCGAAACGAACAGTCAGGAATCGCCGTGAGTCAGATCCATTGCTTGTAAACTCGTACAAAGctcacaaaaatatgtccgTCAAAGGATTGGTGTACATTAACGATTGTAAATTGGTAGTGAG TTGCAGCACTGACCATTCGGTGCGTATTTGGACAATGTCAGGAAGGTACATTGGCACATTGGGATCTCCAATTAATTGGGAAAAATTGTCGTCAACTGAACAACCTGGTGAAGACTTCAATTATCGAATTCCGCCGGATATTAAACGGATCGCTAGCTCAACGACGTTGCAG GTTCTCAAAGGTGGAAATGTCTCCCATCCGTTGCATGATTTGATTGCAATGAAAAAGCAAATGAAAGCAGAACAGGCAAGAAATGAAGAAGATGAGAAGAATAGCGCTGCTGGCACTGTTAGCAATAATAATGTCACTCACAGTGGGGGATTCGCTGAACCATTCACAGGAACCATTCCGTTTGAGCTGACATGGAGTCAACCGAATATtgttaaaagcaaaatttcaGGACCATTAGCTTCCTATCAACCCTTCATACCCGCACTGAACTATAAACTGGATGAACTAATTTCGAAACCGGACGAACCGGCTGTCTTAACGAATAGGAAAGATGCAAATTCTCTTGGCAATTCGTGA
- the LOC119066198 gene encoding mannose-P-dolichol utilization defect 1 protein homolog, whose amino-acid sequence MSELIKNVVLQTISKECYEKYFYEMNFFDVDCFKILLSKGLGCAIIAGSLGVKVPQILKIWKAKSAEGLNLFSIFLDLFAITFNLSYSYVKGFPFTAWGDVSFLALQTVIVASLVLTYTGGIQKALVFITAYLTICYVLMGGTAPVQFLWSMQGFNIPIIVLGKLSQAYTNFQNGSTGQLSVITCFLLFFGSLARIFTSIQETGDTMMIMTYCFSAASNGVLVAQCIYYWNAAKGEQPKVTSKAAKTKSKSKKVD is encoded by the exons ATGTCCgaattaatcaaaaatgttgTGCTGCAAACGATTTCGAAAGAATGTtacgagaaatatttctacgAAATGAACTTCTTCGATG TGGACTGCTTCAAAATATTGCTTAGCAAAGGATTGGGCTGTGCAATAATAGCTGGATCCTTAGGTGTTAAAGTGCcgcaaatattgaaaatttggaagGCGAAAAGTGCCGAAGGATTGAATTTGTTCAGCATATTTCTGGACCTGTTTGCCATAACATTCAATTTATCGTACAGTTACGTCAAGGGATTTCCCTTTACGGCATGGGGTGACGTGTCCTTTTTGGCACTACAAACTGTGATTGTAGCAAGCTTGGTCTTAACGTACACCGGTGGCATACAGAAAGCATTAGTTTTCATTACTGCGTACCTAACGATTTGCTACGTTTTGATGGGTGGAACTGCGCCTGTCCAATTTTTGTGGTCGATGCAGGGATTCAACATTCCGATCATAGTGTTGGGAAAGCTGTCTCAAGCATACACTAATTTCCAGAACGGAAGCACGGGTCAACTGTCCGTCATCacatgttttttgttgttcttcgGATCACTGGCGAGAATATTTACGTCCATTCAGGAAACTGGTGACACTATGATGATAATGACGTACTGCTTTTCGGCTGCATCGAATGGTGTACTAGTCGCACAATGCATTTACTACTGGAATGCAGCCAAGGGTGAACAACCGAAAGTCACATCGAAGGCAGCTAAAACCAAAAGTAAATCGAAGAAAGTAGACTAA